From a region of the Triticum aestivum cultivar Chinese Spring chromosome 7D, IWGSC CS RefSeq v2.1, whole genome shotgun sequence genome:
- the LOC123166550 gene encoding probable mediator of RNA polymerase II transcription subunit 19b codes for MDSDDKKFGKGPRELTGAVDLISQYKLEPHHDFFCKRPLPLAISDTHYLHNVVGDTEIRKGEGMELDQLVQNAYLRDKPPSIKPFDMETLGQAFQLRETAPVDLPSAEKGIPTISGKPKSESKDKEKKHKKHKDKDKDREHKKHKHRHKDRSKDKDKDKDRKKDKHHEKKRKHEGTEDSADVHKHKKSKHKSSKTDEMGNGLS; via the exons AtggattctgacgacaagaagttTGGCAAAG GACCTAGGGAGCTCACTGGTGCTGTTGATTTAATAAGTCAGTACAAATTGGAGCCGCACCATGATTTCTTTTGCAAGAGGCCTTTGCCACTTGCAATCTCAGATACACATTACCTTCACAATGTAGTGGGGGACACTGAAATTCGGAAAGGAGAAGGAATGGAGCTAGATCAACTCGTTCAGAATGCATACTTAAGGGATAAGCCTCCTTCTATTAAGCCCTTTGATATGGAAACACTGGGGCAAGCATTTCAGCTTCGAGAAACTGCTCCAGTAGATTTACCCTCT GCTGAAAAAGGTATACCTACCATTTCGGGCAAACCGAAAAGTGAGTCCAAGGACAAAGAGAAAAAACATAAAAAGCACAAAGACAAAGATAAGGACAGGGAGCATAAGAAGCACAAACATCGACATAAGGATCGGTCTAAAGACAAAGACAAGGACAAGGATAGGAAAAAGGATAAGCATCATGAGAAG AAGAGGAAGCATGAGGGGACGGAGGATTCGGCAGACGTGCATAAGCACAAAAAAAGCAAG CATAAGAGTTCCAAAACCGATGAGATGGGTAATGGACTTAGTTAG